A region from the bacterium genome encodes:
- the rpsG gene encoding 30S ribosomal protein S7, giving the protein MPRRGFVSKRVVSPDPVYGDVLVAKMIHAIMLDGKARVAENVVYGSLDVLKEKTKEDPVAVLKKAIENVKPVVEVKSRRVGGATYQVPIEIRPERRQSLSIRWLVGYARERAEKTMIQRLSGELLDAYNNRGNTFKKKEDTHKMAEANKAFAHYRW; this is encoded by the coding sequence ATGCCCAGGAGAGGTTTCGTTTCCAAGAGGGTCGTTTCGCCCGATCCCGTGTACGGCGACGTGCTGGTCGCGAAGATGATCCACGCCATCATGCTCGACGGGAAGGCGCGTGTCGCCGAGAACGTCGTGTACGGATCGCTGGACGTCCTCAAGGAAAAGACGAAGGAAGACCCCGTCGCGGTCCTGAAAAAGGCGATCGAGAACGTGAAGCCGGTCGTCGAGGTAAAGTCCCGGAGGGTCGGCGGCGCCACCTACCAGGTCCCGATCGAGATCCGCCCGGAACGGCGCCAGTCCCTCTCGATCCGATGGCTGGTCGGGTACGCGCGGGAACGGGCCGAGAAGACCATGATCCAGCGCCTCTCGGGCGAGCTTCTCGACGCCTACAACAACCGCGGCAACACGTTCAAGAAGAAGGAAGATACCCACAAGATGGCCGAGGCGAACAAGGCGTTCGCCCACTACCGCTGGTAA
- the rpsL gene encoding 30S ribosomal protein S12, translated as MPTINQLVRKGRTVVANKSNSPALDSCPQKRGVCLRVYTTTPKKPNSALRKVARVRLTNGLEVTVYIPGEGHNLQEHSVVMIRGGRVKDLPGVRYHIIRGKLDSVGVQDRRKSRSKYGTKRPK; from the coding sequence ATGCCCACGATCAACCAGCTTGTCCGGAAGGGGCGGACGGTCGTCGCCAACAAGAGCAACTCCCCGGCGCTCGATTCGTGCCCCCAGAAGCGGGGGGTCTGCCTCCGTGTGTACACCACCACCCCCAAGAAGCCGAACTCCGCGCTGCGGAAGGTGGCGAGGGTGCGGCTCACCAACGGGCTCGAGGTGACGGTGTACATCCCGGGGGAGGGGCATAACCTTCAGGAGCACTCCGTGGTCATGATCCGGGGGGGACGGGTAAAGGACCTTCCCGGCGTTCGTTATCACATCATCCGTGGGAAGCTGGATTCCGTTGGTGTCCAGGACAGACGGAAGTCGCGGTCGAAGTACGGTACGAAGCGGCCCAAATAG